The following coding sequences are from one Hippopotamus amphibius kiboko isolate mHipAmp2 chromosome 9, mHipAmp2.hap2, whole genome shotgun sequence window:
- the TRIM50 gene encoding E3 ubiquitin-protein ligase TRIM50 isoform X1: MAWQVSVPELEDRLQCPICLEVFKEPLMLQCGHSYCKGCLLSLSRHPDSELRCPVCRQEVDCSSSPPNVSLARVIEALQLPGDPEPQVCAHHRNPLSLFCEKDQELICGLCGLLGSHQHHRVTPVSTVYSRMKEELAALISDLKQEQKKVEEQIAKLVNNRTRIVNESDVFSWVIRREFQELHHLVDEEKARCLEGVEGHTRGLVASLDMQLEQARGARERLVQATGVLEQFGNESHHEFIRKYHTMASSSELQQARPLEGTFSPISFKPGLHQADIKLTVWKRLFRKVLPAPESLKLDPATAHPLLELSKGNTVVQCGLLAQRRASQPEGFDYSTCVLASRGFSCGRHYWEVGVGSKSDWRLGVIKGTASRKGKLSKSPEHGVWLIGLKEGRVYEAFSCPRVPLPVAGHPHRIGVYLHYEQGELTFFDADRPDDLRPLYTFQADFQGKLYPILDTCWHERGSNSLPMVLPPSSGPSHLTPPQPTKL; encoded by the exons ATGGCGTGGCAGGTGAGCGTGCCCGAGCTGGAGGACCGCCTGCAGTGCCCCATCTGCCTGGAGGTCTTCAAGGAGCCCCTGATGCTGCAGTGCGGCCACTCCTACTGCAAGGGCTGCCTGCTGTCCCTGTCCCGCCACCCAGACTCAGAGCTGCGCTGCCCCGTGTGCCGGCAGGAGGTGGACTGCAGCAGCTCCCCACCCAACGTCTCCCTGGCGAGGGTGATCGAAGCCCTGCAGCTCCCTGGGGATCCTGAGCCCCAGGTCTGTGCACACCACCGGAACCCTCTCAGCCTCTTCTGCGAGAAGGACCAGGAGCTCATCTGCGGCCTCTgcggcctgctgggctcccaccAGCACCACCGGGTCACGCCTGTCTCTACCGTCTACAGCCGCATGAAG GAGGAGCTCGCGGCCCTCATCTCCGACCTGAAGCAGGAGCAGAAGAAGGTGGAGGAACAAATTGCCAAACTGGTGAACAACAGGACCCGGATTGTC aATGAGTCCGATGTCTTCAGCTGGGTGATCCGCCGTGAGTTCCAGGAGCTGCACCACCTGGTAGACGAGGAGAAGGCCCGCTgcctggagggggtggagggtcaTACCCGCGGCCTCGTGGCCTCCCTGGACATGCAGCTGGAGCAGGCCCGGGGTGCTCGGGAGCGGCTGGTCCAGGCCACGGGTGTGCTGGAGCAGTTTGGCAACGAGAGTCACCACGAGTTCATCCGG AAGTACCACACTATGGCCTCCAG CTCAGAGCTCCAGCAGGCCCGGCCCTTGGAAGGCACGTTCAGTCCCATCTCCTTCAAGCCAGGCCTGCACCAGGCCGACATCAAGCTGACTGTGTGGAAAAGGCTTTTCCGAAAGGTTCTGCCAG CCCCGGAGTCCCTCAAGCTGGATCCTGCCACGGCCCACCCGCTCCTGGAGCTCTCCAAGGGCAACACGGTGGTGCAGTGTGGGCTCCTGGCCCAGCGGCGCGCCAGCCAGCCCGAGGGCTTTGACTACAGCACGTGCGTCCTGGCCAGCAGGGGCTTCTCCTGCGGCCGCCACtactgggaggtgggggtgggcagcaAGAGCGACTGGCGCCTGGGGGTCATCAAGGGTACGGCCAGCCGCAAGGGCAAGCTGAGCAAGTCCCCAGAGCACGGCGTGTGGCTCATCGGCCTGAAGGAGGGCCGGGTGTACGAGGCCTTCAGCTGTCCGCGGGTGCCCCTGCCCGTGGCCGGCCACCCCCACCGCATCGGCGTCTACCTGCACTATGAGCAGGGGGAGCTGACCTTCTTTGATGCTGACCGCCCCGACGACCTGCGGCCGCTCTACACCTTCCAGGCCGACTTCCAGGGCAAGCTCTACCCCATCCTGGACACGTGCTGGCACGAAAGGGGCAGCAACTCCCTGCCCATGGTGCTGCCCCCGTCCAGCGGGCCCAGCCACCTCACCCCCCCACAGCCCACCAAGCTGTAG
- the TRIM50 gene encoding E3 ubiquitin-protein ligase TRIM50 isoform X2, with protein MAWQVSVPELEDRLQCPICLEVFKEPLMLQCGHSYCKGCLLSLSRHPDSELRCPVCRQEVDCSSSPPNVSLARVIEALQLPGDPEPQVCAHHRNPLSLFCEKDQELICGLCGLLGSHQHHRVTPVSTVYSRMKEELAALISDLKQEQKKVEEQIAKLVNNRTRIVNESDVFSWVIRREFQELHHLVDEEKARCLEGVEGHTRGLVASLDMQLEQARGARERLVQATGVLEQFGNESHHEFIRYHTMASSSELQQARPLEGTFSPISFKPGLHQADIKLTVWKRLFRKVLPAPESLKLDPATAHPLLELSKGNTVVQCGLLAQRRASQPEGFDYSTCVLASRGFSCGRHYWEVGVGSKSDWRLGVIKGTASRKGKLSKSPEHGVWLIGLKEGRVYEAFSCPRVPLPVAGHPHRIGVYLHYEQGELTFFDADRPDDLRPLYTFQADFQGKLYPILDTCWHERGSNSLPMVLPPSSGPSHLTPPQPTKL; from the exons ATGGCGTGGCAGGTGAGCGTGCCCGAGCTGGAGGACCGCCTGCAGTGCCCCATCTGCCTGGAGGTCTTCAAGGAGCCCCTGATGCTGCAGTGCGGCCACTCCTACTGCAAGGGCTGCCTGCTGTCCCTGTCCCGCCACCCAGACTCAGAGCTGCGCTGCCCCGTGTGCCGGCAGGAGGTGGACTGCAGCAGCTCCCCACCCAACGTCTCCCTGGCGAGGGTGATCGAAGCCCTGCAGCTCCCTGGGGATCCTGAGCCCCAGGTCTGTGCACACCACCGGAACCCTCTCAGCCTCTTCTGCGAGAAGGACCAGGAGCTCATCTGCGGCCTCTgcggcctgctgggctcccaccAGCACCACCGGGTCACGCCTGTCTCTACCGTCTACAGCCGCATGAAG GAGGAGCTCGCGGCCCTCATCTCCGACCTGAAGCAGGAGCAGAAGAAGGTGGAGGAACAAATTGCCAAACTGGTGAACAACAGGACCCGGATTGTC aATGAGTCCGATGTCTTCAGCTGGGTGATCCGCCGTGAGTTCCAGGAGCTGCACCACCTGGTAGACGAGGAGAAGGCCCGCTgcctggagggggtggagggtcaTACCCGCGGCCTCGTGGCCTCCCTGGACATGCAGCTGGAGCAGGCCCGGGGTGCTCGGGAGCGGCTGGTCCAGGCCACGGGTGTGCTGGAGCAGTTTGGCAACGAGAGTCACCACGAGTTCATCCGG TACCACACTATGGCCTCCAG CTCAGAGCTCCAGCAGGCCCGGCCCTTGGAAGGCACGTTCAGTCCCATCTCCTTCAAGCCAGGCCTGCACCAGGCCGACATCAAGCTGACTGTGTGGAAAAGGCTTTTCCGAAAGGTTCTGCCAG CCCCGGAGTCCCTCAAGCTGGATCCTGCCACGGCCCACCCGCTCCTGGAGCTCTCCAAGGGCAACACGGTGGTGCAGTGTGGGCTCCTGGCCCAGCGGCGCGCCAGCCAGCCCGAGGGCTTTGACTACAGCACGTGCGTCCTGGCCAGCAGGGGCTTCTCCTGCGGCCGCCACtactgggaggtgggggtgggcagcaAGAGCGACTGGCGCCTGGGGGTCATCAAGGGTACGGCCAGCCGCAAGGGCAAGCTGAGCAAGTCCCCAGAGCACGGCGTGTGGCTCATCGGCCTGAAGGAGGGCCGGGTGTACGAGGCCTTCAGCTGTCCGCGGGTGCCCCTGCCCGTGGCCGGCCACCCCCACCGCATCGGCGTCTACCTGCACTATGAGCAGGGGGAGCTGACCTTCTTTGATGCTGACCGCCCCGACGACCTGCGGCCGCTCTACACCTTCCAGGCCGACTTCCAGGGCAAGCTCTACCCCATCCTGGACACGTGCTGGCACGAAAGGGGCAGCAACTCCCTGCCCATGGTGCTGCCCCCGTCCAGCGGGCCCAGCCACCTCACCCCCCCACAGCCCACCAAGCTGTAG